GGCCATGTCGCCGAGCTCACCATTCCCAGCGCCGGGATTGTTGCCGGCACGATCGCCGCCACCTTTGATTTCGCCATGTTCCCAGCCCTCACAAGCCTCAACCTCAGCAGGAACCACCTCGCCGGTGCAATCCCCGCCGACGTCTCCCTCTTGAGATCTCTCACCTCGCTTGACTTATCGGACAGCAACCTCACAGGTGGCATACCCGTAGCTCTTGGGACGTTGCACGGCTTGCAACGTCTCGTTCTTCGCAGCAACTCGCTCAGTGGGGAGATCCCGACAGAGCTGGGAGACCTGAGAGATCTCCACTTGTTGGACCTGTCAAGGAACAACCTCTCTGGCGGATTACCACCGTCTTTTTCAGGGATGAGCAAGATGAGGGAGTTCTACTTGTCAAGAAACAAGCTCTCGGCTAGGATTCCACCGGACTTGTTCACTAATTGGCCTGAGGTAACTCTGTTCTATCTACACTATAATTCGTTCACCGGAAGCATACCACTGGAGATCGGCAACGCAACTAAGCTGCAGCTCTTGTCGCTTCACACCAACAACCTTACCGGCGTAATTCCGGTGACGATCGGCAGCTTGGTGGGGCTTGAGATGCTTGATCTTGCAAGGAATTTACTATCTGGACAGATTCCTCCTTCCGTTGGAAACTTGAAGCAGCTTGTTGTCATGGATTTGTCCTTCAACAACCTCACTGGCATAGTGCCACCTGAAATTGGTACTATGTCGGCACTGCAAAGTCTTTCCCTCGACGATAACCAGTTGGAGGGTGAGTTACACCCAACGATTTCATCACTCAAAGACCTGTACAACGTTGACTTCAGTAATAACAAGTTCACCGGCACGATCCCTGAAATTGGCAGCACAAAATTGCTCTTTGTTGCCTTTGGCAACAATAATTTCTTGGGAAGCTTCCCTCTGGTATTTTGCAGAATGACTTTGCTGCAAATTTTGGACCTATCTAGCAACCAATTGTCTGGTGAGCTCCCTAGTTGCCTGTGGGACTTGCAGGATCTATTGTTCATTGATTTGTCAAACAATGCTCTCTCCGGGGATGTTCCGTCAACGGGATCCACTAATTTATCGTTGCAATCATTGCATTTGGCAAATAACAAATTCACAGGTGGGTTCCCAGTAACACTAAAGAACTGCAACAAGCTTATTGTCCTAGATCTTGGTGGCAATTATTTTTCCGGCCAAATCCCATCATGGATAGGCTCAAGCTTTCCTCTGCTACGGTTTCTCCGACTGCGGTTGAACTTGTTAAGTGGTAGTATTCCTTGGCAGTTATCACAGCTCTCCCATCTCCAACTATTGGACCTGGCCAGCAACAATCTCTCAGGTACCGTAGAGGGTTTGCTTTTCAATTTAACATCCATGATGACACCACTGTCAGAATTCAACATGGATTCATCAGTCCACCATCAGGTTCTAAATCTAGACGGTTACCTTACATATGCTGACCGAATTGAAGTGAACTGGAAGACGAGGAGTTACAGCTTTCAAGGAGCCATTGCACTTATGATAGGTATCGACTTATCGGGGAATTCATTTTCCGGCGAGATCCCAACGGAGCTAACAAATCTCCAAGGCCTCCGGCTTCTAAATCTGTCAAGAAATCATCTATCAGGCAGTATTCCAGAAAACATTGGCAATTTGGAACTTCTAGAATCCCTTGACTGCTCCTGGAATGAATTATCAGGTGCTATTCCTTCAAGCCTCTCGAAGCTGGCGTCACTTAGCTCGCTCAATCTGTCTCACAATCTTCTCTCTGGTGAGGTACCTACTGGTAATCAACTCCAGTCACTTGATGACCCTTCAATATACACCAGCAACTCCGGGCTTTGTGGCTTCCCCTTGAGCATCTCATGTCCCAATGGTTCAGGTACTACCCAACCATTGGAAAAGAGCAAAGAACATGACCTGGAATTTGATGTCTACTACTCAACGATTGCTGGACTTATCTTTGGCTTCTTGGTGTGGTCTGGATCTCTAATTGTCTTAGATCCATGTAGAACATGCATTTTCTGCTTTGTTGACCGGACTCAAGATAAGGTTATGAAAAGATGCAGAGTACAGCATTAATGTGTGTGTATCCATTGTACTTGAGTGTTCATATCTTGCAATGTACAGTAAGTGTGTAACTCTTTGTACTCTGGGAAAGTCCTAGCTAAGCTGCAGCTGATGTATCCGTGTGTTCCTGCCCTCGTTTCACAGACCCCGTACACCCTGAGACCGCCAGCAGCTCAGGTCAGGGTGGGGACACGAACCAGAGCCAGCGAAAATCTTGGCACCGGCGAGCCGAGATTCAGTACCTAGGCTTGGCAGCGGCGAGCGGAAAGATGCGAGAGGCGGCGGTAACCGGTGAGAGTGAGATACCtggtcggcgcggcgcggtCGCAGCGATGGGAGGCCacgagcggcggcgagatgCACGCAGCGGCGGGAGGCCATGAGCGGCGAGCTGCTGTCAGCCACATgaggcagccggcggcggcggtaggcCACTTGCAGCGAGGAAGAGATGCGGCACCGGCGGAAGGGACACGAggaagtgaaaaaaaaaaaaagagcgaAGCGTGGAAGAGATGGGGAAGGGAAGGGGCATGGCGGCCGGGACGGGGACGTTGGGCTATGGCCTGCACAATTTCACGATGGGCTATTGGGCTTCGATCCAATTCAGCTCGCCGAGCTGGCCCGAGCCGAGCCCGGCTCCGCCCGAAGCCAGAACGAGCTAAAAGGGCTCGCTCAGCTCGGGCTTTTTGCACAGATGGTCGAGCTTTTGCCTCACCGAGCTTTTGGGCTCGACCGTGACCAggaagcacaaaaaaaaagaaggaagcaccacctctcacaaaaaaaaagaccaggAAGCATCAGTGGGCGTGGCCACGATTTTGATTCACGGTGGACCAGTTGAAAATAGAATTTGCCGAAAATAGAACATGCTAGTAATATACTTGGTCTTTCACACAACGCAAGGTGTCCAAGGTGTCTGCCTCCACTTAAGGCCTGCCATATGTCTCCAATGTTGTGTCACGAAACTCTTCACTTGCTAGGGTGAGAATTGGGAACGAAAGAACAGTTGTGTTCGAGTAATCGAGACAAATGCATTAGCACGAAGAGAAGGCCATGGACTCAAATAGACAACGATCTAAACATGGGGTTTTGTTGGCTGGTGAGGCGCTTTTTTCATCTATCTACATGTAATTGATATGACTTGATAGGTAAccataaaaaaaaggcttGTTACGTAATCCCACATATCAACAATGACGCCTCAATAACTACAATCAACATCTAGGGATTCCGTTGACAAATGACGGTGCTTAATTTACACGAGGACATTGTTGAACGTGCATGCCTACTCCACCCTGTTATCCCCCAGCTTGAGCGCATGCCCCTCTTCCAGCGGATATGGTGGACTCCGGGCATATCCGTCCAGATTTGGCCTCTTTGTGTTCGCTTTTTTAACACAGATGTATGCCTAGAAAGCATGGCAACATGCGCCTGGGAAGCGAATCCAGCACAATTTTGTGTGTTTCTCCTCACTAGTGACCAAAAGGAAACAGAACCAATGCCGACATCAAGAAGCGGCCATTGGCAAAATTTAGTTTGGAACCGCCTTATTGAGACTCTTGAATTGATGTTTATTTCAAACGGGTCAAAATATATCTAGCATGAAACAACCGTATTCCTGGACTCAGTTCAGAACTCTTCAATTTTGTCATGGTTTCAGAAATTTGCAATTTTGAACCGTTTTGGTACACGGTGCATATCCCTATATATACTAGTGGGCAGGAGTGACATGCCACCTGGTTATTGAATCACATGTTTTTATTGCTCAGTTTCCATGCTTGGGTACGCGTGTTTTATGACTTGCTAAGCACAAGTGTTCGGCTTGTCCCGGTCACTGCCACAGCACCGGTAGCACGggcctggctccgcccctgacTGCAACAACCTCCTTGCTAAATCATAAGTCATAACACCAAGAAGCTCTGATTGCGTTAGTTGCTGCGAATGGCTATATATGACTCACCTGCCCACTCTGGATTCATaggcaaagaaaagaagagatgaAGGCAGCAAAGTTGCGAAGATGATTTGAGGGTGAGAGCTCTTGTGCAAAGCGTAGGCATGCGTGGGAGTGAGAGGTGCCAGGAAAATGTTGGTCACTCAAGTTGATCAGTGGTGAAGCTGAGAACCAAACCATTGGGTTCACTCCCTTGGTTACGGTACATATTTTTTCACTAATGTGCAAATCAAAGATTATGTTTTTTCACTAATGTGCAAATCAAAGATTATGTTAGTGGAGGATTAATTCATTCCATTGAGTTCATTTGAACCCAATGGCTGTATACGGATAGCTCAGCCACCGATATTGATGATTCCACTAGATAGAGAGCAGAGACCGTGACTAATCCTCTTAAATAACTACATATCTTGCATTTGATAGCTTGGATGAAAATATTTAGGCTCGGTTTGCCATTGTTGAACTGTGATGcactgaacttattttataatctgttgtGAAAAAATACGCACGAAAGTAGggaaaagttggttagccaaacatgAAAATAGTGAAAAATGGTTGAAAAAACGGGATTACGAGAATCCACCGCAATGTCAAACGCGGCCTTAGTCAATGGCGACTTCCATGCGGCGTTGTTTTTTTGTCGGCTTCAATTTAGCCAATTAACCCTCTTTGTAATTTAGCATTAGTGGAGTCTAGCTTCGTGCGTGTAATTTAATTTACTGCTTTGATTATTTGTCATAATCTAGAATAAGGATAGGGTACATAGATTAAGCTCTACGACTATACAGACGCTGCAACTGCCGGATTgaaggggctgtttggttgctaCATGAACATCGTGCCTGACAAAATCGGGTGTCTAGCCTGAGATGTTGAGAAGATGATCTACCGAGCCAAAAGCTATGTACTCATAGATGACCAAAACGCTCCTTGGAGGTAGTGTCAAGGTCTTCTTCCACCTCAAACCTAGGTGAAGAGGGCAGGTCCGACACGTCAAACCGAGTGGTCAGCTTCCCGAATACGCCATCTCAATTATTAAGGATTGGGATCTACTAGCAAGTTGTAGAACACTAGTTGTGGCTTTAGATGATATGGTGATGGCAACAATAGGTTGTTCCCGTTCGACGACTTCTTGTACCTGAATTGATTTTTACATCCAAGAGGCGGCagactatttttattttttgatcTATGAAATTTGCCATTATTTATAGTATTATTGTGTGAACTTTGTTTTCATGATCTATGTAATTAACTTTTTATCTAGTGATCTATGAAATAAATTATTATGTGCATCTTAGGATACATATGATTCTCCCATTTGTTGAAATAAAGTCCTGACGTCCATATGTGGTCTTAGTCAAAAGACAAGAAAATCTCGTGCACTGAAGAGTGAAGACTATATACTAATTAAGTTGGTGCCCAGATGCATCCAGATCCCTATTGAATCGGCCGTGCAAGTGCTTTATATGGCTGTTGGCtctcaggtgaattcaattccAGGAGTGAGGACAATCTCTTGCATCTTGAGGAGGAATACATATACGAACATACTATTTCCCCCCAAACATCAAACGTTTTCATTTTTGACTAAGAAATAGGAGTTTGCTGGGTCGATGCAGTGGGCATGGAGATGTGATGTTTAGGCTTGGGAGGCAAAGGGAAAGAGTCGGGCGCCCATGGAAAATACCCAAGCCCATTAACCAAATGAGCTCTCTCAAAACGCTAGCTCCAGATACCCCCCAAAGGCAGGATCTGTATTAGTCTTAGCCGTTCATTAACAAGGGGATGTTTGATCATATAAACATTTTCTCTCTGGCAAGTGTTCTGCTGCTATGTCAAGAGATTTGATCTACGGCGAGTGTCTTTTTGCTATGGCAATTGAGGAAAACAATACTGATCTCTTTCCgcagaaacaaaaaagcaaTACTGATCCATTCTGGCTGACCGGGTCTCAATGCCAACTTAGATGCTGATGCTAGGATCAACGCTTCAGCTCGGAGCAAGCCTTTGTTGGTGATCAAGAGGGCAGGCGTCAATTTGGAGATCGAGCGCGAAGTATACCATCTTAGTATGCATGAAACATCTAGGGGCGGCGAGCCGAGAGTCAGGGAAAGTCCTAGCTAAAGcttggcaccggcggcggcgagcggcatGGATGCGCGAGGCGGCGGTGACCGCCTGAccagtgagagagagagatacctggtcggcggcggccgctgcggtGGGAGGCCACGAGCGTCGAGatgcgcgcggcgcgggcgggcgggcacGGCGACATCGAGCGAGGTTCAGGCTTggggcggtcggcggcggccgcggccagaTGCTACGGCCTGCAGCAATTTCACGATGAGCTATTTGGCTTCGAGCCAATTCAGCTCGCCGAGCACGTCTTGCGCTCTTAGCCCAAAGCTCGAACGAGCTAAAAGGGCTCGCTCAGCTCGGGCTTTTTGCATAGTGGGACGAGCTTGAGCCTCACCGAGCTTTTGGGCTCGGCCCAGGTGTCAACCCTGACCAGAAAGCACCCATGGCATGGCCACAATTTTGATTCACGGTGCACCAGTTGATAAAAGAATTTGCCGAAAATAACATGCTATTCCTCTGTGCAACAAAGTAgtatgtctcaattttgactaaatttgaatgcatctatacactaagtcatgtgaagatatatctaaattttgacaaacttaagacatcttttgttggatgaagGAGTACAATGTTACTCCCTTCGTAGAAAGCAAaacacctcatatagatttatGCATTTGGATCAAGACAACTCTAAAACAAtacctcatatagatttgttcACTTGGATCAAGACAACTCTAAAAAAACACCCCATATGGATTTGTGCACTTCGATCAAGACAATTTTCGTTTTTAATATCTGACCATTCATATTGGAGTAAGAGTAAATATGTGTGAGCAATTATTGGCTGGGTGCAGcaatcaaaaaaaaaaagctatatTGTGGAATAAATGAGGAAAAAgttatatgaaatgttttgtgtAACGGAGTAAGTAGTAATATGCTTGTCTTTCACACAAAGTGAGGTGTCCATCAGTCCACTATCAGGATCACAAAGTTTAGTGACGGCAATTTATTTTCGTGTCGGACACCCGAAGTACCGTCACAAAACTCTGAGACCCTGGTAGTGGTTCATGTCTGCCTCCACTTAGGGCCTGCCATATATCTCCGACCACCTGTGTGTTGTGTAGCAGAACTCTTCACTTGCTATTGCTAGAGTGGGAATTGGGAATGCTAGAACAGTTGTGTTCGAGTAAACGGTCAAAAATGTTGTGATTAGGATGAGatcactccgatccataatagtGTCTTTAATAAATTTAGTATAAATTAAGTTGAACTAATTTTGTACAAAATTGAacacacttattatggatccgaGGGAGAGTAGAAGAAAGCAAATACATTGGTACGTACAAGGAGAAAGCCACGGACTCAATATATGGTGATCTGATCATGGCGTTCCATTGACTGATTGGCGCCTTTTCCCATCTATCCACATGTAATTTATATAACTTGATAGGTAACCATTCAAAAACAGACTTATGTAATGTAATCCCACGTATCAATGACTAAGCACCGCACTTAATTTACACTAGGAC
This is a stretch of genomic DNA from Brachypodium distachyon strain Bd21 chromosome 1, Brachypodium_distachyon_v3.0, whole genome shotgun sequence. It encodes these proteins:
- the LOC100829965 gene encoding probable leucine-rich repeat receptor-like protein kinase At1g35710, encoding MNPQIAAGIMEYRVAMNKNCLLLFLLQIFACNAVSPRFEAEAEALLKWKSTLLFSDANGSSPLASWSPSSTCCSWSGIKCNSIGHVAELTIPSAGIVAGTIAATFDFAMFPALTSLNLSRNHLAGAIPADVSLLRSLTSLDLSDSNLTGGIPVALGTLHGLQRLVLRSNSLSGEIPTELGDLRDLHLLDLSRNNLSGGLPPSFSGMSKMREFYLSRNKLSARIPPDLFTNWPEVTLFYLHYNSFTGSIPLEIGNATKLQLLSLHTNNLTGVIPVTIGSLVGLEMLDLARNLLSGQIPPSVGNLKQLVVMDLSFNNLTGIVPPEIGTMSALQSLSLDDNQLEGELHPTISSLKDLYNVDFSNNKFTGTIPEIGSTKLLFVAFGNNNFLGSFPLVFCRMTLLQILDLSSNQLSGELPSCLWDLQDLLFIDLSNNALSGDVPSTGSTNLSLQSLHLANNKFTGGFPVTLKNCNKLIVLDLGGNYFSGQIPSWIGSSFPLLRFLRLRLNLLSGSIPWQLSQLSHLQLLDLASNNLSGTVEGLLFNLTSMMTPLSEFNMDSSVHHQVLNLDGYLTYADRIEVNWKTRSYSFQGAIALMIGIDLSGNSFSGEIPTELTNLQGLRLLNLSRNHLSGSIPENIGNLELLESLDCSWNELSGAIPSSLSKLASLSSLNLSHNLLSGEVPTGNQLQSLDDPSIYTSNSGLCGFPLSISCPNGSGTTQPLEKSKEHDLEFDVYYSTIAGLIFGFLVWSGSLIVLDPCRTCIFCFVDRTQDKVMKRCRVQH